From the genome of Triticum aestivum cultivar Chinese Spring chromosome 3B, IWGSC CS RefSeq v2.1, whole genome shotgun sequence, one region includes:
- the LOC123072644 gene encoding uncharacterized protein, whose product MPPMAAGAPDLALGHAQREDRPVVGGYSGQEWSTLRRRGREILRHARDPEACLRHMRDKVSKFFNSELGKGDLKVAMAGMTGAVTEAKFTDSDFAMKDADPASKGAEETAVSLCVKSNLTTVKEGLLDEINLGINSVDLRAKFGGEDKYLRGEFQVMQQAIFQFQQVCSFPALCSLCLNQVNQGRMASDRDQQPPNMEATRLKPAGAQGDELGAPAVDLSTPLPQRGTAAVGGPTGLMLSITPSATIGFSAVPQDPPAPRRQGKQVAMLADEEDVPIVIDMEAAIQAMKGKLVVARVLSQYPVDHNAVINSLRGAWRLRGTAVPQRVTSSDGRFVVTFSEEGDRQRVLQAGSWHYQNDAVLIKDFDGVGNPVDVRLDSLSIWVQIHRLPIILKTEDMGWKLGKKLGTVLAVSHRNNQIVDEHLRVRVQHPVEKPLRKNVDITPKVVGHTTEKFCSMPKELRKASYSTDIRAPPYWASARRQIDFGKKPVKDKVITEVASVVKRLYLSAAADTTTASALVDGSAPVATDAPNALEQLVLVGGGTNNSSNGPPVQFATGGLEASNDMAGALLNTNSGAPAGQMSELMDKGPGEHLHSNLGAPGSPTAAAMASMQKQPQMGDVQPMDQAKAKAHGGRKGAAADGVQQRALATAGVQRWKRLHREEQEEKEMVQSACAKHVVFGIPTPPNSGSELSSRKMIFAAMLESTAGSKRRSPDDKDFVLSMNSTSTESLEVRDAMDVSMNCKRVCVERVGTRVGIDGSTIHVTEEVDGGVEVDQDKRRESVGDEKDVEDGKDVGNNTKEATGPGAAGQLTGEHDIARQEP is encoded by the exons ATGCCGCCCATGGCGGCGGGGGCGCCGGATCTGGCGCTGGGCCACGCCCAGCGGGAGGACCGGCCAGTGGTGGGTGGCTACTCTGGACAGGAGTGGAGCACCTTAAGAAGACGGGGGAGGGAGATCCTTCGCCATGCTCGTGATCCGGAGGCTTGCCTGCGTCATATGCGGGATAAAGTGAGTAAGTTTTTCAATTCAGAGCTAGGCAAGGGGGATTTGAAGGTGGCCATGGCTGGGATGACCGGCGCGGTGACGGAGGCGAAGTTCACGGACTCTGATTTTGCCATGAAAGATGCGGATCCGGCGAGTAAAGGGGCGGAAGAAACTGCAGTTTCCCTATGCGTTAAATCCAATTTGACCACGGTTAAGGAGGGGCTCCTGGACGAGATTAATTTGGGGATTAATTCTGTTGATTTGAGGGCGAAATTTGGGGGTGAAGACAAGTATTTGAGGGGCGAGTTTCAGGTTATGCAACAGGCCATTTTTCAGTTTCAGCAAGTGTGTTCGTTTCCTGCTCTCTGTTCTTTGTGTCTGAACCAGGTGAACCAGGGGAGGATGGCATCCGACAGGGATCAGCAGCCACCCAACATGGAAGCTACACGGCTGAAGCCTGCTGGTGCCCAGGGTGATGAGCTCGGCGCTCCGGCGGTGGACTTGTCCACCCCCCTGCCACAGAGGGGAACCGCTGCTGTTGGGGGTCCGACTGGACTGATGCTGTCCATCACCCCCAGCGCCACCATTGGCTTCTCGGCAGTCCCACAAGATCCTCCGGCTCCTCGTAGGCAAGGCAAGCAAGTGGCCATGCTGGCAGACGAGGAGGACGTGCCAATCGTCATCGACATGGAGGCGGCCATACAGGCAATGAAGGGCAAGCTCGTCGTGGCTCGGGTGCTGTCGCAGTACCCGGTGGACCACAACGCCGTCATCAACAGCTTGCGAGGGGCGTGGAGGCTCCGTGGCACTGCGGTCCCTCAACGGGTCACGAGCAGCGATGGGCGCTTCGTCGTCACGTTCTCCGAGGAGGGGGACCGGCAGCGTGTTCTTCAAGCTGGGTCGTGGCACTACCAGAACGACGCAGTGCTCATCAAGGACTTCGACGGCGTGGGTAACCCTGTGGACGTGCGCCTAGATTCTTTAAGTATCTGGGTGCAAATTCATAGGTTGCCCATCATCCTCAAGACTGAAGACATGGGGTGGAAGCTTGGAAAGAAGCTCGGCACCGTCCTCGCCGTGTCGCACCGCAACAATCAAATCGTTGACGAGCATCTCCGTGTTCGTGTTCAGCACCCTGTGGAGAAGCCATTGAGGAAGAATGTCGACATAACCCCAAAAG TGGTGGGACACACGACAGAGAAGTTCTGCAGCATGCCCAAAGAGCTGCGGAAGGCGTCCTACTCCACCGACATAAGGGCGCCTCCGTATTGGGCCTCTGCTCGTAGACAAATCGATTTTGGGAAGAAGCCGGTGAAGGACAAGGTGATCACGGAGGTGGCCTCGGTGGTCAAAAGACTATACTTGTCTGCTGCTGCAGATACGACTACGGCGTCAGCTTTGGTGGACGGTTCTGCTCCGGTTGCCACTGACGCACCAAACGCATTGGAGCAGCTTGTGCTCGTTGGCGGGGGTACCAACAACTCCAGCAATGGGCCCCCTGTTCAGTTTGCTACTGGAGGCCTGGAGGCGTCCAATGACATGGCTGGAGCACTCCTCAACACCAACTCAGGAGCTCCGGCTGGTCAAATGAGTGAGCTGATGGATAAGGGACCTGGGGAGCACCTCCACTCTAACCTGGGTGCTCCTGGGTCTCCTACTGCTGCTGCTATGGCGTCTATGCAGAAGCAGCCGCAGATGGGGGATGTACAGCCTATGGATCAGGCGAAGGCTAAAGCTCATGGTGGTCGCAAGGGTGCTGCTGCTGATGGCGTACAACAGCGTGCTCTGGCTACTGCTGGAGTCCAACGATGGAAGAGGCTTCATCGAGAAGAGCAGGAAGAGAAGGAGATGGTGCAATCTGCATGTGCTAAACATGTGGTTTTTGGCATCCCCACGCCACCAAACAGCGGCAGCGAGCTCTCCAGTCGCAAGATGATTTTTGCTGCCATGCTTGAGAGTACGGCAGGTAGCAAGAGGCGATCCCCTGATGACAAAGACTTCGTGTTAAGCATGAATAGTACTAGTACTGAAAGTCTAGAGGTTAGGGATGctatggatgtgagtatgaattgTAAAAGAGTGTGTGTTGAGAGAGTTGGTACTAGAGTAGGCATAGATGGGTCTACTATTCATGTAACTGAAGAGGTAGATGGGGGAGTGGAGGTGGATCAGGACAAAAGAAGAGAGTCTGTAGGGGATGAAAAAGATGTAGAGGATGGAAAAGATGTAGGGAACAATACTAAGGAAGCAACCGGCCCTGGGGCTGCTGGTCAACTGACGGGCGAGCATGATATCGCCCGTCAGGAGCCATGA